In Macadamia integrifolia cultivar HAES 741 chromosome 1, SCU_Mint_v3, whole genome shotgun sequence, a single window of DNA contains:
- the LOC122084502 gene encoding probable LRR receptor-like serine/threonine-protein kinase IRK, whose protein sequence is MRKLLEFLVFLALVPAFVRSVDPTLSDDVLGLIVFKVDVKDPGLKLITWNEDDNSPCNWVGVKCDPRTNRVSELNLDGFSLSGRINRGLLQLQFLRKLSLSKNTFTGTINFSLARLENLQIVDLSENNFSGLVPYELFGQCSSLRVVSFATNNLSGEIPQSFSSCSTLAAVNFSSNRLYGSLPSGIWSLNGLRSLDLSDNLLEGEIPKGIEGLYNLRAVNLSRNQFSGQLPDGIGGCFLLKLLDFSENSLSGSIPDSMQKLTNCNSLSLSGNSFVGEVPTWIGEMRNLQTLDLSGNRFSGQIPDSVGNLQSLEVLNLSGNRLTGSLPEAMINCKALSSSDFSRNLLNGSLPAWMFGTGLQVAMQSENRLIGKINDLFPSSGETSFQNLHLLDLSDNLFSGEIPGDIGVLSNLQYLNMSMNSLVGGIPASVGQLKAINVLDLSGNRLNGSIPSEIGGAISLKELRLEKNFLAGKIPNQIAKCSLLMYLILSQNHLSGPIPATIVNLINLQIVDLSLNNLIGRLPKQLADLPHLVSFNVSHNHLQGELPPGGIFNTISPSSVSGNPSLCGAIVNRSCPGVLPKPIVLNPNSSSDSSVVGSFSPNLSHKKTILSISALIAIGAASLIALGVIAVTVLNLRVRASTTRNGGAAVTLSGGDDFSYSPTTDVNSGKLVMFSGDPDFSAGAHALLNKDCELGRGGFGVVYRTVLRDGSPVAIKKLTVSSLVKSQEDFEREVKKLGKIRHQHLVSLEGYYWTPSLQLLIYEFVSGGSLYKHLHEGAGGSFLSWHKRFNVILGTARSLAHLHRMNVIHYNLKSNNVLIDSSGEPKLGDFGLAMLLPMLDRFVLSSKIQSALGYMAPEFACPTVKITEKCDVYGFGVLILEVVTGKRPVEYMEDDVVVLCDMVRGALEEGRVEECVDRRLGVNFVAEEAILVMKLGLICTSQVPSNRPEMAEVVNILELITCPSEGQEELG, encoded by the exons ATGAGAAAGCTACTTGAGTTTTTAGTCTTTCTCGCTCTAGTTCCAGCTTTTGTGAGATCTGTGGATCCAACTCTCAGCGACGACGTTCTTGGGTTGATTGTTTTCAAGGTCGACGTCAAAGATCCGGGCTTGAAGCTGATAACTTGGAACGAAGATGATAACAGTCCGTGCAACTGGGTCGGCGTGAAATGCGACCCTCGAACCAATCGTGTCTCAGAACTTAATCTTGATGGGTTCTCCCTTTCCGGGCGGATCAACCGAGGTCTCCTGCAACTTCAATTTCTTCGCAAATTGTCcctctcgaagaacacttttaCGGGGACCATTAACTTCAGCTTAGCACGGCTTGAGAACCTTCAAATTGTTGACCTGAGTGAGAACAATTTCTCTGGGTTAGTACCATATGAGCTTTTTGGACAGTGTAGCTCTTTAAGAGTAGTTTCGTTTGCCACGAACAACTTGTCCGGAGAGATCCCGCAGAGTTTCAGCTCATGTTCCACACTGGCAGCTGTGAATTTCTCCTCAAATCGGCTCTATGGTTCGCTGCCCTCTGGAATCTGGTCTTTGAATGGTCTTCGCTCACTTGATCTGTCAGATAATTTGCTTGAGGGAGAAATTCCGAAAGGTATTGAAGGTCTGTATAATTTAAGAGCAGTCAATTTAAGTAGGAACCAGTTTTCTGGGCAGTTGCCGGATGGTATTGGAGGttgttttcttttgaaattGCTTGATTTTAGCGAGAACTCTCTATCAGGGAGCATTCCAGATTCAATGCAGAAGCTTACTAATTGCAATTCTCTAAGTTTGAGTGGGAATTCATTTGTGGGAGAGGTTCCTACATGGATTGGAGAAATGAGAAACCTTCAGACTTTAGATCTTTCTGGTAACAGATTTTCTGGCCAGATTCCAGATTCAGTGGGGAATCTTCAGTCATTGGAGGTATTGAATCTATCTGGGAACAGGTTAACTGGGAGCTTGCCAGAGGCAATGATCAATTGCAAAGCCCTTTCTTCTTCAGATTTTAGCCGGAATTTATTAAATGGTAGTTTACCAGCGTGGATGTTTGGAACGGGTTTGCAGGTGGCTATGCAGTCAGAGAATAGACTGATTGGAAAGATAAATGATCTTTTCCCTTCATCAGGGGAGACTTCCTTTCAAAATCTACATCTATTGGATTTATCTGACAATTTATTTTCTGGTGAAATTCCTGGAGATATTGGGGTTCTTAGCAACTTGCAATACTTGAATATGTCCATGAACTCTCTGGTTGGTGGTATTCCAGCTAGCGTAGGTCAATTAAAGGCTATAAATGTTCTTGACTTGAGTGGGAATCGATTAAATGGAAGCATTCCTTCTGAAATTGGAGGCGCTATTTCTTTGAAGGAATTGAGGTTGGAGAAGAACTTCCTAGCTGGAAAAATTCCAAACCAAATTGCAAAGTGTTCGTTGTTAATGTATCT GATTCTATCACAAAACCATCTCTCAGGCCCAATCCCTGCAACCATAGTGAACCTTATTAACCTTCAAATAGTTGACTTATCCTTAAACAACCTGATTGGACGTCTACCCAAGCAGCTTGCCGATCTCCCTCATCTTGTCTCCTTCAATGTTTCCCACAACCATCTCCAAGGCGAACTACCTCCTGGTGGCATCTTCAACACCATTTCACCCTCTTCAGTTTCTGGTAATCCATCCCTTTGTGGTGCTATAGTCAACCGTTCATGTCCTGGAGTCCTTCCTAAACCCATTGTCCTAAACCCGAACTCATCCTCCGACTCCTCGGTTGTAGGATCCTTTTCTCCAAACCTCAGTCACAAGAAAACCATCCTCAGTATCTCTGCTCTAATTGCCATCGGTGCAGCTTCCCTCATTGCCCTAGGTGTGATTGCAGTCACTGTCCTCAATCTTCGAGTTCGGGCCTCTACCACTCGTAATGGAGGTGCAGCCGTCACATTGTCAGGGGGTGATGATTTCAGCTATTCCCCTACCACTGATGTCAACTCTGGCAAGCTTGTAATGTTCTCAGGTGATCCTGACTTCAGCGCTGGGGCCCATGCGCTGCTCAACAAGGACTGTGAGCTCGGTCGTGGTGGGTTTGGAGTTGTCTACAGAACGGTCCTACGAGATGGTTCACCTGttgccattaagaagcttactGTCTCAAGCCTTGTCAAATCCCAAGAAGATTTTGAGAGGGAAGTTAAGAAGCTTGGGAAGATCCGGCATCAACATCTTGTTTCACTTGAAGGCTATTACTGGACTCCATCACTTCAGctccttatttatgaatttgTATCTGGTGGTAGTTTGTATAAGCATCTCCATGAGGGAGCAGGTGGAAGCTTCCTCTCATGGCACAAGAGGTTCAATGTAATTCTTGGTACCGCAAGGAGCTTGGCACACTTGCACCGGATGAATGTAATCCACTATAATCTGAAATCAAACAATGTGCTGATCGACAGTTCTGGTGAACCAAAGCTTGGAGATTTCGGCTTGGCAATGCTGCTTCCAATGCTAGACCGTTTTGTTCTGAGTAGCAAGATACAAAGTGCACTCGGCTACATGGCACCTGAGTTTGCATGTCCGACAGTGAAGATAACTGAGAAGTGCGATGTTTATGGGTTTGGGGTCTTGATCCTGGAGGTGGTGACAGGGAAACGGCCTGTGGAGTATATGGAGGATGATGTGGTGGTTCTTTGTGACATGGTCAGAGGAGCATTGGAGGAAGGCAGGGTGGAGGAGTGCGTGGATAGAAGGCTGGGGGTTAATTTTGTTGCAGAGGAGGCCATTCTGGTAATGAAGCTAGGTTTGATCTGTACATCTCAGGTGCCATCAAACCGGCCAGAAATGGCAGAGGTTGTTAATATATTGGAGCTGATCACATGCCCTTCAGAAGGCCAGGAAGAACTGGGATGA